TAGTCAACCATGTAAGTCGTCGCGGCGGGCGATTTCGAGCAGGCGCTCCAGCTCGTGCGGATGGTGGCGCTGGTTGTAGCGGTGCCACAGCGCGATCAGGCCCATGCAGCCGGCGACCAGCACGCCAAAGGCCGTGATCGCGGCGAAGGCCGACAGGCCCATGCCGGTGGAAAAGCTGTAAGCCGCGCCCAGGCCCAGGATGCAGGCCTGCTCGTTGAAGTTCTGCACCGCGATCGAGCGGCCCGCGCCCATCAGGTTGTGGCCCCGGTGCTGCAGCAAGGCATTCATGGGCACCACCAGGAAACCGCCCAGTCCGCCCAGCAGCACCAGGAAAGGCGCGGCCACCCAGACGTTATCGATGAAATTCATCAGGATCACCAGCAGGCCCATGCCGATGCCCAGCGGCATCACGCGTGTGGCCTGGTCCAGCCGCATGCGCATGGACGCGATCACCGCGCCCACCGCCGTGCCCACCGCTACCACGCCCACCAGCGACGAGGCCTGCGTGGTGGTGTAGCCCAGCGCCGCGCCCGCCCAGGCCAGCACGATATAGCGCAGGTTGCCCGAGACCCCCCAGAACAGCGTGGTGGTGGACAGCGAGATCTGCCCCAGGCGGTCGCGCCAGAGGCGGCTGTTGCAGCGCCAGAAGTCCGGCAACAGCGCCAGCGGGTTTTTCGGCATCGGGCGCGAGGTGACGCCGGTGAGCGGAATGCGCGTGTTGAACCAGGCCGCCAGCGCATAGACCGCCATCAGTGCCGCGACCGCCGCTTGCGCCGGATGGTGAATGCCGGTGTGGAAACCCGGTATGTCGACGGAGAGCAACAGGCCAGACACCCAAGGGCTCACCAACTGGCCGCCCAGCAGCACGCCCAGGATGATGGAGGCGATGGTCAGGCCCTCGATCCAGCCGTTGGCCTTGACCAGTTGCGAGGGCGGCAGCAGCTCGGTGAGGATGCCGTACTTGGCCGGCGAATACGCCGCCGCACCCAGGCCGACCAGCGTATAGGCCAGCAGCGGATGCACACCGGTGAGCATGAGCAGGCAGCCCAGCACCTTGATGGCATTGCTGATGAACATCACCCGCCCCTTGGGGTAGGCGTCGGCGAACGCGCCCACGAAGGGCGCGAGCACCACATAGAACAAGGCGAAGAGGGGCACCAATGCGGCGCTTTGCCATTCGGGCGCGCCGCGTGTGCGCAGCAGTTCGATGGCGGCGACGAACAACGCGTTGTCCGCCAGCGAGCTGAAGAACTGCGCCGTCATGATGGTGTAGAAGCCGCGCTTCATGGCGATGATTTGTGTGCCGGACCCCGGTGGCACAGGCCACGCGTGGGGGAGCTCCGGCTTTTTGTGCGACAGTTGACGGGCGTCTCCAAACGATGCGGGGTTATAGCACGCGGTCTTGACGCTCCCGGGTCATGGTTGACCCGATGGCGACCGATAGTTGCCCCTGAATTCCCGGCCTTTGCGCTTTACCGCACACCCTCTGTCCGACATGCCGCGCCCGATCCTCGCCACCGTCCATCCCGATGCCCTTCGCCACAACCTGCAACGCGCGCGCGACGCCGCGCCAGACGCCAAGGTGTGGGCGGTGGTCAAGGCCAACGCCTATGGCCATGGCATCGAGCGCTGCTTCGATGCTTTGCGTGCCGCCGATGGTTTTGCGCTGCTCGATCTGGCCGAAGCCGAACGCCTGCGCGCACTCGACTGGCGCGGTCCCATCCATTTGCTCGAAGGCGTGTTCGAGCCGCGCGACCTGGAACTGTGTTCGCGCCTGCACCTGTGGCACACGGTGCATTGCACCGAGCAGATCGACTGGCTGGCCGCGCACAAGACCCAGGTGCCGCACCGCGTGTTCCTGAAGCTCAACAGCGGCATGAACCGCCTGGGTTTCAAGTCCGCGGCATTTCGCAGCGCGTGGGCGCGGCTCAACGCGCTGCCGCAGGTGGAAGAAATCTCGCTCATCACCCACTTCAGCGACGCCGACGGCGCGCGTGGCATTGCGCACCAGGTGGCCGCCTTCGAAGAGGCCACGGCCGACCTGCAGGGTGAACGCAGCCTTTGCAACAGCGCGGCCCTGCTGCGTTTTGCCGGGCAGGCGCTGGGGGGCTCGCAAAACCTGGCAGCGGACTGGGTGCGTGAAGGCATCGCACTGTACGGCGGCGCGCCCGACCACCCCGAGAAGCGGGCCGCCGACTGGGGCCTGCAGCCGGCCATGACCTTGTCCAGCCGCATCATCGGCCTGCAGTCCTTGCAGGCGGGCGACACCGTCGGCTACGGATCGACCTTTACCGCCGACGCCGAGATGCGTGTGGGCGTCGTGGCCTGCGGCTATGCCGATGGCTACCCGCGCCACGCGCCCACCGGCACGCCGGTGATGGTGGAGGGAATGCGCACGCGCCTCATCGGCCGCGTGAGCATGGACATGCTCATGGTGGACCTCACCGATCTGCCCGCCTGCGGCATGGGCTCGGAGGTGGTGCTGTGGGGCCGGTCGTCGAGCGGCGCGGTGCTGCCGATCGACGAGGTGGCCTACGCGGCCGGGACCATCAGCTATGAGCTGATGTGCGCGGTGGCGGCGCGGGTGCCGTTTTCGGCTTGACCTGACAGGACCGAGACAACCCTCATCCCCGCCCTCTCCCGCATAGCGGACGAGGGGGCAGGGCATGCACGCCGGCGGGAGAGCGTTGGGGGGAAGGTGCTTCCCCAGGTTGTCCAATTCACCGGGTGGCCCGGCACATCGTCTACATCGGCTTGCATTCGAAGGCCGCGCCGTCGGCCTCGGAGCGCTTCACGCTCATACGCTCGAAATGCAGCAAAAACTGGGACAGATACGGTCTGCACCTGAGTGTTGGATGCTTTTTGTTGCATTAATCCCACACAAGAAGCGAGTTTCCATCAAAATTTAGTAGGTTTTTATACCCCGTGGAAGTATTGAGCGGTGCGCTTCGCGTTTATCGTGGCGGTTGAACATATGTGAAGGCGGTTGTCCTTGATGGCGGGGCTGCCCAAGGAGGAGATAGAGGTAATGAGATTTTTAGGAACATATTCGAGAAATTCATTTCTCCCATTTTTTATTGCAGGAATAGTTGGCGCTTTGGCCTTTTTTCTGCTTGCGAAAGGCGTAATTGGCGCACCAATTTATGCGGGAATTTTGATGTGCATCATGGCATTGATGATCATTTCTATTTGTCAGATCGTTTTGCGCATATTTATAAAAGAGGTATTTTTTTTGATCAGGAAAACAAGGTTTGATCAGGTGAGTCAGGATGAGTTGGCGAAAGAACAACCCTCAACAAGAATGGCGTTGCTTATACAGGCAGTTGCGATTTCCTGTATGGGATTCGCGTATGGATGGATGGATGTTGCTGGCAGTGTATTTATCTTTCATTTAATCAAGGGGCCGCGAAGCGGCGACGAGCTTGAAGTAGCAACATTCATTGTGCCCAGAGACATGTGAACATAGCAAAAATCTAAGTTGAAATAGCGATTTGAATTGGATCTACCGTGAAAAATGTAAATTTATTCTTGATCGCGATTGTATTCTCAATACAGCTCCTGCCATCTGCGCACGCCGGCCCTTTCACGTTCCCGGAACAGGCTGATCAGCTTGCCAGAGAGGTAATTCGGGTGTTTGTTGAAGAAGGCGTGTGCAAGGATATCAATGAATGTGTCCGGAATGAGATTGTGTATCGTGCGGGTACTGATGAACACAGAACCGTACAGATATACAAAATTCACACTATCAGGCCACAGGCAATCAGTCGTGCAATTCAATCTGCGGTGAATGCCTATTACGCAAATGGGAGACGCGCTACCGTGGAAGTTGTGGGATATCAGGAGTCAAGGGAAGAGAAGGCCCGCCTATTTTCTAATGTGAAGCCTATTGTTCATGTGATTTTAAAGGAGGTCAGATAATGTATAAAGTTGAGATTCGTTCGGGCGTGCTTACGGATAACGCTCGAATTCATGCATGGATTTATATAGAGTACCCAGATGGAACCATCGTGGCGCGAGGCTTCTATCCAGCCGAAAAGGGCCTTGAAGGGTTAAATGGTCCGGGGGAGGTTCGAGATGATCTGATTACTCAGCATAATGCCAGTTCCGGTGTCTTTCTTATAGATCAAGAGGCGTTTAATCGATTGAGCGGTTTTATTGATCGGACTACTGCCAACCCTCCTCCTTATTCGCTGATCTTCGGCTCGCATTGCACGGTGTGGGCGTTGACCGCTTTGGCCGAGGCCGAGATCATTCCGCATGAGTTGTCACCAGGGATGACACCAAATAACATCTGGACCGATTTCGTTCAGACGCTGGTATGGAACCCTATTTGGCAGTATGCCGGCTTCAATTTGTGGGACAAGGTCAACCCCACAGTCAACACCCATTTCCGCACTTCCCAACAATCCGGTTCCCCGATCATCCTGGACCTGGATGGAGACGGCATCGAGATCAGCCGGTTCAATGGCGGCGCCATTACCTTCGACCACGATGCCAACGGCATTCGCACGGGCACGGCCTGGGCTGCTGCCGACGATGGCCTGCTCGTGCTCGACCGCGACGGCAACGGCCGGATCGACTCAGGCCGAGAACTCTTCGGCGACAACACCTTGCTGGCCAATGGCAAGCGCGCCGCCGACGGCTATGCCGCGCTGCGCGAACTGGACGGCAATGCCGACGGCGTGTTGGACGGCGGTGACGCGGCCTTCGCCCGCCTGCGCGTCTGGCGTGACCTGGACCAGGACGGCTTGAGCGACGAAGGCGAACTGTTCTCGCTCGGTGAGATGGGGCTGTCCCAGATCGGCCTGAACAAGAACGCCTTCACCCAGACCCTGGCCGATGGCACGCGCCTGGACGGCCGGGGCAGCTTCACCATCCAGGGGCAGAGCCGCACCTATACCGACGCGTGGTTCGCCGAGAACCCGTTCTACCGGGAGTTCGCAGAAGCCATCGGCATCAGCGAAGACGTGGCAGCGCTGCCTGACATGCAGGGCTCGGGTGCGGTGCGCGATTTGCGCGAAGCGGCCATGCTCAGCGAGCCGTTGCGCTTGCTGCTGGAACAGTTCAGCGCGG
The sequence above is a segment of the Hydrogenophaga sp. BPS33 genome. Coding sequences within it:
- the lplT gene encoding lysophospholipid transporter LplT; this translates as MKRGFYTIMTAQFFSSLADNALFVAAIELLRTRGAPEWQSAALVPLFALFYVVLAPFVGAFADAYPKGRVMFISNAIKVLGCLLMLTGVHPLLAYTLVGLGAAAYSPAKYGILTELLPPSQLVKANGWIEGLTIASIILGVLLGGQLVSPWVSGLLLSVDIPGFHTGIHHPAQAAVAALMAVYALAAWFNTRIPLTGVTSRPMPKNPLALLPDFWRCNSRLWRDRLGQISLSTTTLFWGVSGNLRYIVLAWAGAALGYTTTQASSLVGVVAVGTAVGAVIASMRMRLDQATRVMPLGIGMGLLVILMNFIDNVWVAAPFLVLLGGLGGFLVVPMNALLQHRGHNLMGAGRSIAVQNFNEQACILGLGAAYSFSTGMGLSAFAAITAFGVLVAGCMGLIALWHRYNQRHHPHELERLLEIARRDDLHG
- the alr gene encoding alanine racemase, coding for MPRPILATVHPDALRHNLQRARDAAPDAKVWAVVKANAYGHGIERCFDALRAADGFALLDLAEAERLRALDWRGPIHLLEGVFEPRDLELCSRLHLWHTVHCTEQIDWLAAHKTQVPHRVFLKLNSGMNRLGFKSAAFRSAWARLNALPQVEEISLITHFSDADGARGIAHQVAAFEEATADLQGERSLCNSAALLRFAGQALGGSQNLAADWVREGIALYGGAPDHPEKRAADWGLQPAMTLSSRIIGLQSLQAGDTVGYGSTFTADAEMRVGVVACGYADGYPRHAPTGTPVMVEGMRTRLIGRVSMDMLMVDLTDLPACGMGSEVVLWGRSSSGAVLPIDEVAYAAGTISYELMCAVAARVPFSA